A single window of Candidatus Nanopelagicales bacterium DNA harbors:
- a CDS encoding DUF2804 domain-containing protein, with the protein MAISEITRPVDLCRSDGSLNRRAVGYSRRPLHTTNLRGWGRNKRWEYWGLVTPTHFVGITVSSLDYAAVSQLYAFDRRTGQEIVEDTLALGSARTVLPDHPAPLTAGTNGSKLAITLTDREEGTQIRVSSTRLTVDALAEPGGDCLAVVVPWNGRRFQYTVKDVGRPLVGEVVIDGERVAIPAGESFAVLDRGRGVWPYRLSWNWGAGAGVLNGKRIGLQVGGKWTDGTGSTENGLIVDGKLTYWPDELAWDYDRSDWYKPWHVTGPNVDATLTPIHVRDAGTNVGIIASSVHQAFGTWSGSATDATGQEYKLDGLTGWAEEANNRW; encoded by the coding sequence ATGGCGATCTCCGAAATCACTCGCCCGGTGGATCTGTGTCGATCGGATGGCTCATTGAACCGGCGCGCGGTTGGCTACTCTCGGCGGCCGCTGCACACAACCAACCTCCGGGGGTGGGGTCGCAACAAGCGCTGGGAGTACTGGGGCTTAGTAACCCCGACCCACTTCGTCGGCATCACCGTCTCGAGTTTGGACTACGCAGCGGTCAGCCAGTTGTACGCCTTCGATCGGCGCACAGGGCAGGAGATTGTTGAGGACACTCTCGCGCTTGGATCGGCGCGAACTGTGCTGCCCGACCACCCCGCCCCACTGACGGCGGGAACCAATGGCTCAAAGCTCGCGATCACGCTGACTGACCGCGAGGAGGGAACCCAGATACGAGTCAGCAGTACCCGGCTGACCGTTGATGCCCTGGCCGAACCGGGCGGCGACTGCCTTGCGGTTGTCGTGCCCTGGAACGGGCGCAGATTCCAATACACGGTCAAGGATGTCGGTCGCCCGCTCGTCGGCGAGGTCGTCATCGATGGTGAACGAGTGGCCATACCGGCTGGGGAATCCTTCGCAGTGCTTGACCGTGGCCGCGGGGTCTGGCCCTATCGGCTGTCGTGGAATTGGGGTGCTGGCGCAGGGGTGCTGAACGGCAAACGCATCGGACTGCAGGTCGGTGGCAAGTGGACCGATGGCACTGGCTCAACGGAGAACGGCCTGATCGTCGACGGCAAGCTGACCTACTGGCCCGATGAATTGGCCTGGGACTACGACCGCAGCGATTGGTACAAACCGTGGCACGTGACGGGACCGAACGTCGACGCCACGCTCACGCCTATCCACGTCCGCGATGCAGGAACCAACGTGGGAATCATCGCTTCCTCGGTGCACCAGGCGTTCGGCACGTGGAGCGGCTCAGCCACAGACGCAACAGGTCAGGAGTACAAACTCGACGGGCTGACGGGCTGGGCGGAAGAGGCCAACAACCGTTGGTGA
- a CDS encoding alpha/beta fold hydrolase — translation MTQSPSYRLKAAVLVTTVGLVGTVVLGSTVLNPSPTQVSAPHSLTEIPDYAGTAQINTPFYDAVKPPAGVAPGTLLKSEPILGGPPGITAKRFSYVSQTAAGKPLVVTALYAVRDAPSPGPNGRPLVAFAHGTTGMAPGCGISQAPFTPNSTGIGTWDQVLSALVGAGFAVVATDYANMGVPGTPNYLVMKGEAHDVLNSARAAFALDPTSIDRSEVAIMGHSQGGHSALSAAYEAPTYAPDVAIKGTIAIAPAIFPPAPLLIKFIQASPDKPADYFLSFIADAVNSWSANYPGRIKSSDVFTPAGVKAANVALTKCLRATAAAFSGPKGDYVQKTIPTSLLSVAQENFPVYRKYAQPMLIQQGLEDTTVVPGVNLAAARTFCLQGSQVNLQTFPDDVHSSVLYTGQPDAITWLNDRFEGKPFKSDCGGL, via the coding sequence ATGACGCAGTCCCCCTCGTACCGTCTCAAGGCGGCCGTCCTGGTCACGACGGTTGGCTTGGTGGGAACCGTCGTGCTCGGTTCTACCGTGCTGAATCCGTCGCCGACGCAGGTGTCGGCGCCCCACAGCTTGACTGAAATACCCGACTACGCGGGGACCGCGCAGATCAACACCCCCTTCTACGACGCCGTCAAGCCGCCTGCCGGGGTCGCGCCCGGCACGTTACTGAAGTCCGAACCAATCCTCGGCGGGCCGCCCGGCATCACCGCCAAGCGCTTCTCCTACGTGTCCCAGACTGCTGCTGGCAAGCCGCTCGTGGTCACCGCCCTCTACGCAGTGCGCGATGCACCGAGTCCCGGGCCCAACGGCCGCCCACTCGTCGCGTTCGCTCACGGCACGACCGGCATGGCTCCAGGTTGCGGCATTTCGCAGGCCCCGTTCACCCCCAACTCGACCGGCATCGGGACGTGGGACCAAGTCCTGTCCGCGCTGGTTGGAGCAGGCTTTGCGGTAGTGGCTACCGACTACGCGAACATGGGCGTGCCCGGCACTCCGAACTACCTGGTGATGAAGGGTGAGGCGCACGACGTTCTGAACTCCGCGAGGGCGGCATTTGCCCTCGATCCGACCTCTATCGATCGCTCCGAAGTTGCCATCATGGGTCACAGCCAGGGTGGGCATTCGGCACTGTCGGCTGCGTACGAGGCCCCGACCTACGCCCCGGATGTCGCGATCAAGGGAACCATCGCGATCGCACCGGCGATCTTCCCGCCCGCACCGCTGCTGATCAAGTTCATCCAGGCAAGCCCCGACAAGCCGGCCGACTACTTCCTGTCGTTCATTGCCGACGCGGTGAACTCCTGGTCCGCTAACTACCCAGGCCGGATCAAGAGCAGTGACGTCTTCACCCCGGCGGGCGTCAAGGCAGCCAATGTTGCCCTGACCAAGTGTCTTCGGGCGACCGCAGCAGCGTTCTCCGGTCCCAAGGGCGACTACGTCCAGAAGACAATTCCGACGTCACTTCTGTCCGTCGCCCAGGAGAACTTCCCGGTCTACCGCAAGTACGCACAACCCATGTTGATTCAGCAGGGCTTGGAAGACACCACGGTGGTGCCCGGCGTCAACTTGGCGGCTGCCCGAACGTTCTGTCTGCAAGGCAGTCAGGTCAACCTCCAGACATTTCCCGACGATGTTCACTCGTCGGTGCT